One stretch of Corynebacterium auriscanis DNA includes these proteins:
- a CDS encoding flavin reductase family protein has product MTTTFRPGQFIGLGVLANGRWQWRCFSITDAPRSQLRTLSLGIKPVPDGALSTHVATTAKPGDIVRLSAPGGDFFLPRPVPDKLLFVTAGSGITPVMSMLRWLRQEYGVGKNTGTTKIAGLDSCHAHDPVHLRPTWKPVGDTGAAAFPNVIHIHSQRSEDLPAPYNPELHALAAENPSYQLVHWNSITRGRLDPQIITELVPDIQDRERYVCGPAELLNAMTTAFPGTHVEHFHAATGGSAMGGTIRFLTTSNDAGKNVRADKQGGAGTQNLGGHTETACDGSTTILEAAEACGVQLTHGCRMGICHTCSATITSGQAVDIRTGTTHREGERVRTCSAIPDGDIAIEQT; this is encoded by the coding sequence ATGACCACCACCTTCCGACCCGGCCAGTTCATCGGTCTTGGTGTACTAGCCAACGGTCGTTGGCAGTGGCGTTGTTTTTCTATTACCGACGCCCCCCGCTCCCAACTCCGCACCCTCTCCTTGGGGATCAAGCCGGTTCCTGACGGAGCTTTATCTACTCATGTAGCCACCACAGCGAAACCTGGTGACATTGTCCGGTTATCTGCACCGGGTGGAGATTTCTTCCTCCCTCGGCCGGTTCCCGACAAACTCCTGTTTGTGACAGCGGGATCGGGCATCACCCCGGTGATGTCGATGCTGCGCTGGTTGCGACAAGAGTACGGGGTGGGCAAGAACACCGGCACGACCAAAATAGCGGGACTGGATTCCTGCCACGCGCATGACCCAGTTCATTTACGCCCCACCTGGAAGCCAGTTGGGGACACAGGTGCTGCAGCGTTTCCCAATGTCATCCACATTCATAGCCAGCGTTCGGAGGATCTTCCCGCACCTTACAACCCGGAGCTACACGCGCTGGCGGCGGAAAACCCCTCGTACCAGCTCGTGCATTGGAATTCGATAACCCGTGGTCGGCTCGACCCACAAATCATCACCGAACTTGTACCGGACATTCAAGACAGAGAGCGCTACGTTTGTGGCCCAGCGGAGCTCCTCAACGCTATGACAACAGCATTCCCCGGGACCCATGTCGAGCACTTCCACGCTGCCACAGGGGGCTCCGCGATGGGCGGAACAATTCGATTCCTTACCACTTCGAACGACGCGGGCAAAAATGTGCGCGCAGACAAGCAAGGTGGTGCAGGCACCCAAAACCTTGGGGGCCATACAGAAACCGCGTGCGACGGATCCACTACTATCCTCGAAGCGGCGGAAGCCTGCGGGGTGCAGCTCACTCACGGGTGTCGCATGGGTATCTGCCACACCTGCTCCGCAACCATTACTTCCGGCCAAGCCGTGGACATCCGCACGGGCACCACCCACCGTGAAGGTGAACGAGTACGCACATGCTCCGCGATCCCCGACGGGGATATTGCGATCGAGCAGACCTGA
- a CDS encoding fatty acid desaturase family protein, which translates to MAIKDIAAYAHLSAEDVEEIGRRFDAIEAHHRETLGAKDAAYIRNLIRTQRGVDLLSRVATVFAPSLAGPTAATMGLAKILENLEIGHNVMHGQWDWMNDPEIHSGMWEWDNTGPASGWKHSHNFSHHTFTNIIGMDNDIGYGVIRITRDKKWKPTTALQPLTNVILAALFEYAVAFYDVELGRYFTGRQSWEETKPRLLETLRKVRAQVVKDYVAFPAVAGAVGFVLAGSMGRRNKKAKTRFQAGVGGAKHHVKRAAQAALGANLIRNVWAYAVIFCGHFPDDVETFTKRTLDEETKAEWYLRQMLGSANFRGGKVLTILSGNLNYQVEHHLFPDMPSNRLAPIAREVEQIAKEFGLPYNTASFPRQLWEVQRTILKLTLPNKFLRAPRWNAPEVRADEVFSHYPEVDASTGPRQLAAGLAKLKKLRPRVLA; encoded by the coding sequence ATGGCCATCAAAGATATCGCAGCATACGCCCACCTGAGTGCCGAAGACGTGGAAGAAATTGGACGTCGGTTCGACGCCATCGAAGCTCATCACCGAGAAACCTTAGGGGCAAAGGACGCTGCATACATACGAAATCTGATCCGCACCCAACGCGGGGTGGACCTATTGTCTCGAGTAGCGACCGTGTTCGCACCCTCCTTGGCAGGCCCCACGGCGGCAACGATGGGCCTAGCAAAGATTCTGGAGAACTTGGAGATCGGACACAACGTCATGCACGGTCAATGGGACTGGATGAATGATCCCGAGATCCACTCCGGTATGTGGGAATGGGACAACACAGGGCCAGCATCTGGCTGGAAGCACTCCCACAACTTCAGCCACCACACCTTCACCAACATTATTGGGATGGATAACGACATCGGATATGGCGTGATCCGTATCACCCGCGACAAGAAATGGAAGCCCACGACCGCGCTGCAGCCACTGACGAACGTCATCCTGGCAGCATTGTTCGAATACGCGGTGGCGTTCTACGATGTGGAGCTTGGCCGTTACTTTACAGGCCGACAGAGTTGGGAAGAGACCAAACCCCGTCTGCTGGAGACCTTGCGGAAAGTTCGAGCACAAGTGGTCAAAGACTACGTGGCGTTTCCAGCCGTCGCCGGCGCCGTGGGATTTGTGTTAGCGGGGAGTATGGGGCGCCGAAATAAAAAAGCGAAAACGCGGTTCCAGGCTGGGGTCGGTGGTGCCAAACACCACGTAAAGAGAGCTGCTCAAGCGGCGCTAGGGGCGAACCTAATTCGAAATGTATGGGCATACGCAGTTATCTTCTGCGGGCACTTCCCCGATGACGTAGAAACCTTCACCAAACGCACTCTGGATGAAGAGACCAAGGCAGAATGGTACCTGCGGCAAATGCTGGGGTCAGCGAATTTCCGCGGTGGGAAAGTACTGACGATATTGTCCGGGAATCTAAATTACCAGGTTGAGCATCACCTATTCCCCGATATGCCAAGCAACCGGCTGGCACCAATTGCGCGCGAGGTGGAACAGATCGCGAAAGAATTTGGGCTACCGTATAACACCGCCAGCTTCCCGCGACAGTTGTGGGAAGTACAGCGCACGATTTTGAAATTGACCCTGCCCAATAAGTTTCTGCGCGCCCCTAGATGGAACGCGCCAGAAGTGCGCGCGGATGAAGTGTTCTCACACTACCCCGAAGTGGACGCGTCAACGGGGCCACGCCAACTGGCGGCGGGGCTGGCGAAGCTGAAAAAACTGCGGCCACGGGTACTTGCCTAA
- the gltX gene encoding glutamate--tRNA ligase: MSEVRVRFCPSPTGTPHVGMVRTALFNWAYARHTGGKLVFRIEDTDAKRDSEESYQAIIDSLKWLNLGWDEGIEVGGPHEPYRQSQRMDIYAEVLEKLKASGDVYPAYSTAEEVEERHKAAGRDPKLGYDNYDRTLTDEQIEAFKAEGREPVWRLRMPDDRVYQWNDLVRGEMTVDGKTVPDFVVARSNGQPLYTLVNPVDDALMRITHVLRGEDLLPSTPRQIALYEALVRVGVAEAVPTFGHLPFVMGEGNKKLSKRDPESNLFNHRDNGIIPEGMLNYLSLLGWSLSANEDIFTMQQLIDNFDIADVKPNPARFDQKKLEAINADHIRLLDLDDFTARLRAYLEEYKGFPADYPAYKFAFAAELVQTRIKVLSDADGLLRFLVTGDDALELDEKAARKNLKEDAVEVLQVSFEQLEAISDEDFKTEVIEKALQGKLIEEMELKPRKAYGALRVAVSGAAVSPPLFESMELLGKASTLARLRKAQSVTPFPAAQ, from the coding sequence ATGAGTGAAGTACGCGTTCGTTTCTGCCCATCGCCCACCGGCACACCCCACGTCGGAATGGTGCGCACAGCCCTGTTCAACTGGGCATATGCTCGCCACACCGGTGGCAAGCTGGTTTTCCGTATCGAGGATACGGATGCCAAGCGCGATAGCGAGGAAAGCTACCAGGCAATCATTGATTCGCTGAAGTGGCTGAATCTGGGCTGGGACGAAGGCATTGAGGTCGGCGGGCCTCACGAGCCATACCGCCAGTCCCAGCGCATGGACATTTACGCGGAAGTCCTCGAGAAGCTGAAGGCCTCCGGCGACGTCTACCCCGCATACTCCACTGCGGAGGAAGTTGAGGAGCGCCACAAGGCCGCTGGCCGCGATCCCAAGCTGGGCTACGACAATTACGATCGCACCCTCACGGACGAGCAGATCGAGGCATTCAAGGCCGAGGGGCGCGAGCCGGTCTGGCGCCTGCGCATGCCCGATGATCGCGTGTACCAGTGGAACGATCTCGTGCGTGGCGAGATGACCGTCGATGGCAAGACCGTCCCAGACTTCGTGGTCGCACGCTCCAACGGCCAGCCACTGTACACCCTGGTAAACCCCGTGGACGATGCCCTCATGCGCATCACCCACGTCCTGCGTGGCGAGGACCTGCTACCTTCCACCCCGCGTCAGATCGCACTGTACGAGGCGCTGGTCCGCGTGGGTGTCGCAGAAGCCGTGCCCACCTTCGGCCACCTGCCGTTCGTGATGGGGGAGGGCAACAAGAAGCTCTCTAAGCGCGACCCCGAGTCCAACCTGTTCAACCACCGCGATAACGGCATCATCCCCGAGGGCATGCTGAATTACCTGTCGCTGCTGGGCTGGTCGCTGTCTGCGAACGAGGACATCTTCACGATGCAGCAGCTCATCGACAACTTCGACATCGCGGACGTCAAGCCCAACCCTGCCCGCTTCGACCAGAAGAAGCTCGAGGCCATCAACGCCGATCACATCCGCCTGCTGGACCTCGACGACTTCACCGCTCGCCTGCGCGCGTACCTAGAGGAGTACAAGGGCTTCCCCGCGGACTACCCAGCTTACAAGTTCGCGTTCGCGGCCGAGTTGGTGCAGACACGCATCAAGGTTCTCTCCGATGCTGACGGTTTGCTTCGCTTCCTTGTCACGGGGGACGACGCCCTCGAGCTCGACGAAAAGGCCGCCCGCAAGAACTTGAAGGAAGACGCGGTCGAGGTCCTGCAGGTATCCTTCGAGCAGCTGGAGGCTATCTCGGACGAGGACTTCAAGACCGAGGTTATTGAGAAGGCTCTGCAGGGCAAGCTCATTGAGGAGATGGAGCTGAAGCCCCGCAAGGCGTATGGGGCGCTACGCGTGGCGGTCTCGGGCGCGGCGGTGAGCCCTCCACTGTTCGAGTCCATGGAGTTGCTGGGCAAGGCCTCGACGCTGGCGCGCCTGCGCAAGGCGCAGTCCGTCACCCCGTTCCCCGCAGCGCAGTAA
- a CDS encoding alpha/beta hydrolase family esterase — MQNTSKSRRDIATSRHCAPLASDAIVEAPRSTSRSTSRSALRSATGRRFVTGFMAASTALALTVVPANDAPSPLANVTPSAQAQTLPGSSSATGSLGGGGNFMVQLRQILEFINGLLQIFNGGGGPLPNIPNGPSAPGADAQTRTFNVNGASRTAIVKMPSSGKTKNLPVLFMFSGWQHTAAQARGYAALEGTGAGSDAIIVYPQGRSNAWEGAPYATTSRGEDVAFVREIVRTLANEGKVDRSRVYATGLSNGGGMALALACQAPDLMAGVVGVSGAYYNPVWSNCGSGKVPALIIHGTNDATVAYEGGTRHGAPYRSIEQMHQLVGTRNGCLAFGAPQESISGSVTTYTFSGCSAETHVKKVSGGTHTWYPVNPSAARESWSFLSKQSK; from the coding sequence GTGCAAAATACTTCTAAATCTCGGCGCGATATCGCGACTTCCCGCCACTGCGCGCCCCTCGCCTCCGATGCGATCGTCGAGGCCCCTCGTTCCACCTCTCGTTCCACCTCTCGTTCCGCCCTTCGTTCCGCCACCGGCCGCCGCTTCGTCACAGGTTTCATGGCGGCTTCTACCGCGTTAGCGCTCACTGTGGTTCCTGCCAACGACGCCCCCAGCCCCCTCGCCAACGTCACCCCTTCGGCGCAGGCGCAAACTCTGCCGGGTTCTAGCAGTGCCACTGGCAGTCTCGGTGGCGGCGGAAACTTCATGGTTCAGCTGCGCCAGATTCTGGAATTTATCAACGGTCTGCTGCAGATCTTCAACGGCGGGGGCGGCCCTCTGCCGAATATCCCGAATGGCCCATCGGCCCCGGGGGCTGACGCTCAAACGCGCACCTTCAACGTCAACGGTGCTTCCCGCACTGCGATCGTCAAGATGCCATCGTCCGGAAAAACGAAGAACCTGCCCGTGCTCTTTATGTTCTCCGGTTGGCAGCACACCGCTGCGCAGGCCCGTGGCTACGCGGCTTTGGAGGGCACCGGCGCTGGCTCCGATGCGATCATTGTGTACCCGCAGGGCCGCAGCAACGCGTGGGAGGGTGCGCCATATGCGACGACGTCCCGCGGTGAGGACGTGGCGTTCGTGCGTGAAATTGTCCGCACCCTGGCCAATGAGGGCAAGGTCGACCGCTCTCGTGTGTACGCAACTGGTTTGTCTAATGGTGGTGGCATGGCCTTGGCTCTGGCGTGCCAGGCGCCTGATCTGATGGCGGGTGTGGTTGGAGTTTCCGGTGCGTACTATAACCCGGTGTGGTCGAATTGTGGCTCCGGCAAGGTGCCTGCGTTGATCATCCACGGCACGAATGATGCGACCGTTGCCTACGAAGGTGGCACTCGCCATGGCGCGCCGTATCGTTCGATCGAGCAGATGCACCAGCTGGTTGGTACCCGTAACGGCTGCTTGGCTTTCGGGGCGCCTCAGGAAAGCATCAGCGGTAGTGTGACAACGTACACGTTCAGTGGTTGCTCCGCAGAGACCCACGTCAAGAAGGTGTCTGGCGGCACCCATACGTGGTACCCGGTGAACCCAAGCGCGGCGCGGGAATCCTGGTCCTTCCTGTCCAAGCAGAGCAAGTAG
- a CDS encoding alpha/beta hydrolase family esterase: protein MILEDVVKAVRTATCALLRLSTAGPSRAAIAVRPSATMLRAFFTGLALVGLVVAGLTTPIFPYPHASAETVPGPAHAPRQHSAPAPAHKPAPAHAHKPAPVRESAPAPAPAPAHKPAPAPAHMPAPVREPAPASAPKSVPDPKPAPAPAPAHKPAPAPAHKPAPAPLPHHLATHPASNVTKAKPGEAVNVEFTLPNGHKRRAIVSVTADYNPAHPTPVLFGFGGWHDSPENFRNYSRFANTGAAREAIVVYPAGVEYAWEGAPYAVTPRGGDVAFARQIVDELDAHFNVDRKRIYAAGMSNGGGFAVSFACQAPDLVAGVVSVSGAFYNPVLENCAPGPVATFIIHGVQDQLTRFEGGHLHRAPYLSAPAVADSAAKRNLCAPHPVVEQKPENVTQFGYPGCAKEAVFWRINDQGHNWYFTPDVANEVWNFLARQHK from the coding sequence GTGATTCTTGAGGATGTTGTTAAAGCCGTCCGCACGGCAACCTGCGCCCTTCTTCGCCTCTCCACCGCCGGGCCGTCGCGCGCGGCAATCGCGGTGCGCCCGTCGGCCACGATGCTCCGCGCCTTCTTCACTGGCCTGGCCTTAGTGGGGCTTGTTGTTGCCGGTTTAACGACGCCAATCTTTCCCTACCCACATGCGTCCGCCGAAACTGTACCGGGGCCGGCCCACGCGCCGCGGCAGCATTCTGCGCCAGCACCCGCCCACAAGCCGGCACCAGCACATGCACACAAGCCCGCACCCGTCCGCGAGTCAGCGCCAGCACCCGCACCAGCACCTGCACACAAGCCCGCACCTGCACCTGCACACATGCCCGCGCCTGTCCGCGAGCCAGCGCCTGCATCCGCCCCCAAGTCAGTGCCCGATCCCAAGCCCGCACCAGCGCCGGCACCCGCCCACAAGCCAGCACCAGCACCTGCACACAAGCCCGCACCCGCACCACTCCCACACCACCTAGCCACACACCCAGCTTCCAACGTGACCAAAGCCAAGCCCGGTGAGGCAGTCAACGTTGAATTCACGCTCCCCAACGGGCACAAGCGCCGGGCGATTGTGAGCGTCACCGCGGACTACAATCCCGCACACCCAACTCCGGTCCTCTTCGGCTTTGGCGGCTGGCACGACAGTCCGGAAAACTTCCGCAACTACTCCCGCTTCGCAAACACCGGCGCCGCACGGGAAGCGATCGTGGTGTATCCGGCGGGCGTCGAGTATGCATGGGAGGGAGCCCCGTACGCAGTCACCCCACGTGGCGGTGATGTAGCCTTCGCACGGCAGATTGTGGACGAGCTCGATGCGCACTTCAACGTGGACCGCAAGCGCATCTACGCTGCCGGAATGTCCAACGGTGGAGGTTTCGCGGTGAGCTTCGCGTGCCAGGCTCCGGATTTGGTGGCGGGGGTGGTGTCGGTCTCGGGGGCGTTCTACAATCCGGTCCTCGAAAATTGTGCGCCCGGGCCAGTGGCGACGTTCATCATTCATGGCGTTCAGGATCAGCTCACCCGCTTCGAAGGCGGTCACCTGCACCGCGCTCCCTACCTCTCCGCGCCGGCGGTGGCTGACAGTGCGGCGAAGCGCAACCTCTGCGCGCCCCACCCGGTAGTTGAACAAAAGCCCGAAAATGTGACTCAGTTCGGCTACCCAGGCTGCGCGAAGGAGGCCGTCTTCTGGCGTATCAACGACCAAGGCCACAACTGGTATTTCACCCCGGATGTCGCCAATGAGGTCTGGAATTTCCTCGCCCGTCAGCATAAGTAA
- a CDS encoding IS256 family transposase gives MTTMSPKKHQNADQVKAVSNRIMASPELSKLIGELAQAADGDINALVRGVLQSSINSGLAAEMEAHLGYESGDRTAKAAAGQTNHRNGSYSKTVDTNYGPIEIDIPRDRDGSFIPRMVPKGARRITELDDMIVSLYAGGMTIRDIQHHIHTSYGVDMSHETISNVTDSVLDAVMQWQHRKLDAFYPIMFLDAIRINVRDGGRVVNKAAHIAVGIDLDGIKHILGIWVAANEGASFWSGVCAELANRGIEDVFIVACDGLKGLPEAIEATWPHSLVQTCVVHLIRNANKYVAYGDRKAVSAALKEVYTAVNETEARSALNRFADSELGKKYPQSVLVWERAWERFVPFLQFTPQVRKMVYTTNAIESLNSELRKATRNRIQFPNDIAAVKALWLTICTIEDKRALKRAKKAKGAPKPDKSGRIIEGRTTVGWMEALNQMIVAYPDRFAPYI, from the coding sequence ATGACAACTATGTCTCCGAAGAAACATCAGAACGCTGATCAGGTTAAGGCTGTTTCCAACAGGATCATGGCGAGCCCGGAATTATCGAAACTGATAGGTGAGCTAGCCCAGGCTGCCGATGGCGACATCAACGCGCTTGTCCGCGGGGTGCTGCAGTCATCGATCAACAGCGGCCTGGCCGCTGAAATGGAGGCGCACCTGGGTTATGAATCCGGTGACCGTACGGCAAAGGCCGCTGCGGGGCAGACAAACCATCGCAATGGTAGTTATTCAAAAACAGTCGATACGAACTACGGGCCGATCGAGATTGACATTCCCCGTGATCGTGATGGTTCGTTTATCCCGCGAATGGTTCCCAAAGGCGCCCGTCGGATTACAGAGCTGGATGACATGATCGTGTCCTTGTATGCCGGCGGCATGACGATTAGGGATATCCAGCACCATATTCACACCTCCTATGGGGTGGATATGTCCCATGAGACGATCAGCAACGTCACCGATTCGGTGCTGGATGCCGTCATGCAGTGGCAGCACCGCAAGCTGGATGCGTTTTATCCCATCATGTTTTTGGATGCCATCCGCATCAACGTCCGCGACGGTGGCAGAGTCGTCAACAAAGCGGCCCACATTGCTGTAGGCATTGACCTCGACGGAATCAAACACATCCTCGGCATCTGGGTTGCCGCCAATGAGGGTGCATCGTTTTGGTCAGGGGTATGCGCAGAACTAGCCAACCGCGGAATCGAAGACGTCTTCATCGTTGCCTGTGACGGACTTAAAGGTCTGCCGGAAGCCATTGAAGCAACCTGGCCGCATTCACTCGTGCAGACCTGTGTGGTGCATCTGATCCGTAACGCCAACAAATACGTCGCTTACGGTGACCGCAAAGCCGTCTCCGCCGCGCTAAAAGAGGTCTACACGGCAGTCAATGAGACCGAAGCACGCAGCGCGCTTAACCGGTTTGCTGACAGTGAACTCGGTAAGAAATACCCACAATCTGTCTTGGTATGGGAACGCGCCTGGGAGAGGTTTGTACCGTTTCTGCAGTTCACCCCGCAGGTGCGGAAAATGGTCTACACGACCAACGCGATCGAATCACTCAATAGTGAACTGCGTAAAGCCACCCGCAATCGCATCCAGTTCCCCAACGATATCGCTGCAGTAAAAGCACTGTGGTTGACGATCTGCACGATCGAAGACAAGCGAGCACTCAAGCGTGCAAAGAAAGCGAAAGGGGCACCGAAACCAGATAAATCAGGACGCATAATCGAAGGGAGAACAACCGTCGGCTGGATGGAAGCACTCAACCAAATGATCGTCGCCTACCCCGACCGATTCGCCCCATACATCTAG
- a CDS encoding endonuclease domain-containing protein yields MTRSFGVERLPEAHRDGSILPMTIRLRAHAMEHPTLVLTGWAALHVLGLPAFCNDMPVEVVSRTNKRASSVRAVQHVKYDGAVPLADQTLFDSAHFELPGDVQAVCAEEALVRCLISVLKGRNAWKLPGMPDLCGACHLSAHEIRAVQLIDAVRRHIPLDSGVIAERARGRVSRRRLKRLWALSVQNADSPPETVLRLLVRDLLPDVAPQVPVYETVAGRAEPFAPASALPFSSADCSAGIPDDSAGILDDFSLDDATFSQLAESEELPMSSGGQARPWRSKILTRIDLASRKYWLALFYDGSHHNDPAQREHDAMVDRVLQARGATVLRFTASSMRDPFMVRRHVQQVIARAR; encoded by the coding sequence GTGACTAGGAGTTTTGGGGTGGAGCGCCTACCGGAGGCGCACCGCGACGGGTCGATTCTGCCGATGACGATCCGGTTGCGTGCGCATGCAATGGAGCATCCCACGTTGGTGCTGACCGGCTGGGCCGCGCTGCATGTGCTGGGGTTGCCTGCGTTTTGCAATGACATGCCCGTGGAGGTGGTGAGCCGCACGAACAAGCGGGCGAGTTCCGTGCGCGCGGTGCAGCATGTGAAATACGACGGGGCCGTGCCGCTGGCGGACCAAACGCTGTTCGATTCAGCACATTTCGAATTACCCGGCGATGTGCAGGCCGTCTGCGCGGAGGAGGCGCTCGTGCGCTGTCTAATTTCCGTGCTGAAGGGACGGAACGCGTGGAAGCTGCCGGGGATGCCCGATTTGTGCGGGGCGTGCCACCTCAGCGCCCACGAAATCCGCGCAGTCCAGCTCATCGACGCCGTTCGCCGGCACATTCCGCTCGATTCTGGCGTGATCGCCGAGCGCGCGCGTGGGCGCGTGAGCAGGCGCAGGTTAAAGCGACTGTGGGCGCTGTCGGTGCAGAACGCGGATTCGCCGCCCGAGACCGTTCTCCGCCTGCTGGTGCGGGACCTGCTGCCCGACGTGGCACCACAGGTGCCAGTGTACGAGACGGTGGCGGGGCGCGCGGAACCCTTCGCGCCGGCGTCTGCGCTTCCTTTCTCGTCGGCTGATTGCTCGGCGGGTATTCCGGACGACTCGGCGGGTATTTTGGACGACTTTTCTTTGGACGACGCCACATTCTCCCAACTCGCAGAGTCGGAGGAATTACCGATGTCCTCGGGCGGGCAAGCGCGTCCATGGCGGAGCAAGATTCTGACACGAATCGATTTGGCATCGAGAAAGTACTGGCTGGCGCTGTTTTACGACGGTTCTCACCATAACGATCCCGCGCAGCGCGAACACGATGCGATGGTGGACCGTGTGCTGCAAGCGCGCGGGGCGACAGTGCTGCGGTTCACGGCTTCGAGCATGCGCGATCCCTTTATGGTTAGGCGGCATGTGCAGCAAGTAATTGCACGGGCTCGGTAG